The DNA sequence ACTAATAAGCTTGGTTTCCCAGGGCGCGATCTATGGGTGATGGTGGTATCAGCGTCACCGTACGAGCACATGCTTGGCAAGCCCGACGTCAAGTACGTCGCTAACATCCACGGCAACGAAGCCGTCGGTCGGGAACTGCTACTACACCTCATTCAGGTATCAACTTACCTACTATACATCATGTATTTATACACGAGAGCAATCAAACCAGCAccaatactttttataaatgaaGCACACAGCGCACACGCTACGCATAGGTACGCAAGAATACGAGCTGCGTGGTTCTActctattgattattttatgttataattttCGTTCATGCATAGcgtaaactgaaaatcgtaattcggtcgtaattagattccaaaaaaagtacgacaatgttgccactgcaataatttgtttgtaaaatactaCCTCAATTCCTTTTTAGAAAGAAACatgctaagataatttatttattggtaattttactcctattatttaaaaaagtacttttacttACTGTAATGCTGATTACTGACTTActgtcttgtatttatgtaaaaataatttacataaatactagacgcgctagtaaaaagtggcaacattttttggaatctaattatgATTTTCAGTTACATACCGAAAATTTAACCAGCAGCCATACTCTGCCTAGTGACTTaataggtcatactgaaaaaCTTATAATAGGACCAATGCTTAAtttgcgaaaaaaaaattggctgtatCATACATTCCGGCTGATGTGATGGCGCTGATTTTTATTTGGACAGCAAAATTACGCACCTTGGGCATtgattggtcccatagtaaaagttgtttagTGACCCATAAAATCACAACACAGAATATGGTGGTTAAAATTTCACTCTGTATAAAATACTCGATACATAACTTTTTGAAATATTCTGCCATCTCGGCACAGTTAACTCAccattcgtaaaccttattgcgATGCGGTAAGGATCATCAATGGTCCATTGTTGTTAGTGACATCACTTTGTTTCTTTCTCAAAGTTGTTAACCATTTACTTGCAGCACTTGGTCACCTCCTACGACAGCGACCCCTACATCAAATGGTTATTAGACAACACCAGGATCCATCTGATGCCGTCCATGAACCCCGACGGTTTCGCCATCTCTAAAGAGGGACAATGCGACACCATTCACGGCAGGTAAATTTAGCTGGAAAAAATATTGATCTATTACATTGTGCGCACATCAACCATACATAACATGTATAACATTGTACTATTGTGCAAACGCATTGAGTGTAGCATAAGTTGCGTCACATAACATTAAGTTACACCATTTTGTCACTCATTtccatttacatattttttaaatcactCTAATTTCCTTTTTACAATCGTGATAACTATGATCGTTATTGAATGGTTTTCATTGCGTAACAATGAATGGAATGATTTTATGATTATACATTATACTCTTAGATTATCCTGTCTATTTTTTACGTATTagtaggtaaataggtatgtacataattaattaattattcttTTGTCAAACCTGTTTCAACGCGTGATCCGATTTGGCTTAAAAAAATCTTTAGCACATTTTATTCTTTCCAAATTCCTTAATAAACCTCTTTATAACACAGACACAACGCCCGTCGGTACGACCTGAACCGCAACTTCCCAGATTACTTCAAGGCCAACACGAAGCAGCCGCAACCCGAGACGGAGGCGGTCAAGGAATGGATCTCCAAGATCCAGTTCACGCTGTCGGGGTCGCTGCATGGCGGCGCCCTCGTCGCCTCTTACCCGTTCGACAACACGCCTAGTGCCAGTAGGTTACATGACATTTAGCCATGTCACCATCCCACAAAGCAGAGGCCAGGCCGAGGCGGAATCAAATATTGGATCTACGAGTACACGTACCATGCAAGTTAACGCTGTCGTTACGTAGGTAGGTCCGTACGTGGACAGTACTACTTCGGAATACAGTAgctatatcgtcgggtgacaagcaaaagtcactaagtactatcaaaaaattaaagtaacaatgcactttattacacttgtaacacggtttattgtccaatagtttcaatgttagttagtgacttttgcttgtcacccgacgatatgttCTCATAGCAACTGCACAAAGATGTGCGCTAACATAAAGTTTATGTCCTGATATTATAAGATTACCCACATCAACCTCATAAGCACAATGTGTTGTTACAAGGCGTCATGATCAAACCTTCTATTTAGATTAGGTGTAAAGACTGTAAAGTAGTGCAGGTATAAAGTTTGCAGTACAGCCTTATTAACCTATACACAATTCTAACTAAATAgctaatataaaatttatttactattttcacGCTGCCCATTTTAAGGACTATGCAGATCTTCAGTCCTGTGCTCAGGTGATGTAACTTCTTCTAACAGTGTCTTTTATTGTAAGCACGCACATACTCAAAAAAATATCTTGAACGTAATTAACGATATTGTTTTCTGTCCAACATGTCCCCTGAACGCAGTTTTCCAAAGCTACGCGCACTCCCCCTCGATCGCCCCGGACGACGACGTGTTCCGCCACTTGTCGCTGGTGTACTCCAACAACCACGCCAAGATGTCGCGAGGTGTCTCCTGCAAGTCGGGCTCGCCGCGCTTCGAGCACGGGATCACTAACGGTGCCGCATGGTACCCCCTTACAGGTATGGATAAATTGTTTTCTATCCAACATGTCCCCTGAACGCAGTGTTCCAAAGCTACGCGCACTCTCCGGCGATCGCTCCGGACGACGACGTGTTCCGTCACTTGTCGCTGGTGTGCTCCAACAACCACGCCAAGATGTCGCGAGGAGTCTCCTGCAAGTCGGGCTCGCCGCGCTTCGAGCACGGGATCACTAACGGTGCCGCATGGTACCCCCTTACAGGTATGGATAAATTGTTTTCTATCCAACATGTCCCCTGAACGCAGTGTTCCAAAGCTACGCGCACTCTCCGGCGATCGCTCCGGACGACGACGTGTTCCCTCACTTGTCGCTGGTGTGCTCCAACAACCACGCCAAGATGTCGCGAGGAGTCTCCTGCAAGTCGGGCTCGCCGCGCTTCGAGCACGGGATCACTAACGGTGCCGCATGGTACCCCCTTACAGGTATGGCTATGGATAGATGTGTACCTCCTCTTACCTCTAAATATTTGTGAAGTTTTGCTTGAAAGATTGGCGAGCAACTGCTAATAAGGATGAAACGACATTCGTATATAGTCAGCTGATTGACGATTCTATTCGTAGTGGACTAGAATGTGAACTCTTTTTGAGCGTCTATTCTCTATTCTATTGTATTGAAAACCGCAAACCAGGGCTGCAAAAAGAGCATTTGAATGTGATTTAATGCATATTTGTTTATCAACTATGGCCTTAGCGAGATAATTGC is a window from the Cydia fagiglandana chromosome 13, ilCydFagi1.1, whole genome shotgun sequence genome containing:
- the LOC134670135 gene encoding carboxypeptidase M-like, which encodes MVVSASPYEHMLGKPDVKYVANIHGNEAVGRELLLHLIQHLVTSYDSDPYIKWLLDNTRIHLMPSMNPDGFAISKEGQCDTIHGRHNARRYDLNRNFPDYFKANTKQPQPETEAVKEWISKIQFTLSGSLHGGALVASYPFDNTPSARLCRSSVLCSVFQSYAHSPSIAPDDDVFRHLSLVYSNNHAKMSRGVSCKSGSPRFEHGITNGAAWYPLTGGMQDYNYLWHGCMEITLEISCCKYPPAHELPKYWQDNKESMIKYLAEAHRGAHGFVMDENGNPVERASVRVKTRDVAYHTTRYGEFWRILLPGTYRLEVTAEGYLPQEVEFIVIDSHPTLLNVTLHSAKRIDGGPYYRPLVPTRPHAPPPPPGIFASLSNSFNSFVSNIFG